Within Labrus bergylta chromosome 18, fLabBer1.1, whole genome shotgun sequence, the genomic segment ATGCCTAAAGTAAACCTCGGATGTGGCAGCTGTGCTGTCTGCAATTAACTACCATGGGCTCCTGTAAATAGTTGTTTAAAGATGTCAGAATTAAGGATGTTGTACATTTTCAGAAAACCCCCACATCACTGCATGAGTGGACACGTGTCCAACCGTTTATAGGACAACTATTTAATATTCTTTAATCAACCAAGACATGTACAAGGTAGAGCTGCAAAAAATAAGCCCTTTCTGCAGCATCAACACATAAGAAATGTTGTGTACTCTGTCAGAAGCAATCAGGTGGTTTGGGAAGAAATAATTGTGGAGTCAATAATGGAAACAAGAAAACTTTCTGCAAATGAAGTGAAGAATGAATGCTACCAAATATAAGAGTCTAAAGTTCAAAAATGAGTCAAGACATTCAAGATCATTCAAGGTTTGGCACACTTAGCAAGAAAATGATCCGAATCGTCTCTCAAATCTTGGAGTAATGACAGATGAATGTTATGGACAGAAATCACAGTCTCCTGACTCCATGTCTTTTCTCTAAATACTTGGCTAGAGAACCTTCTGtggtcatttaaaaatgttgaaaaagcaAGACTGGAAATACTGGTCAGTTGTCTAGAAGTGTTTGCCTGAGGAGGGGTTACTTATCGAATGGGTTCACAAACTTTTAAGCacaattcatttttctttccagaaactatacatttttccttttgattGTTTTAGTCGTAGCATTTAGAGTGGGTTAGTTTTGCAACTCGGTGGTAGTTAGGTGGGTGGCATGACATGAAAATGTTGTTAATGCACACGGTCCATGTTCTGCataaagaaagatggaggaCGTGATACAACCAGGATGAGACTACAAAACATCTTATGAGgagaagtggggggggggatggtttaattaaatataataagcCATGAATGGGTTTAATAGAtttacatgtctttatttatttcacatgtctTATATGTATGAGAGCACACAGACATCACTGTTTATTTTTGCATCATATATGACattagtgtttcttttttccatgtCTGTCCGCACAAATGTTCCACCAGTTATTTCTCTTCTGGGGTTTATTTCTGGAGGGATATTTTGTCTTAAACAGCCCCTATGATTACTCAAATCTAACCATGAGAAAAGTGTTATCATGCTGGTAAAGTGAACTTCAGCTAATTCTCGCCTCCCTCTTCCTTTATCATCCTGTACCTGTGCTCTACAGAATCCAACAGTTGTTTATGGAGATGTTATCCAACAGCAGGCAGCTGCGGTGGTTGTCCTGCAGCTTCATGCTTGGTCTGGTGACTCCTTGCTCTTTAGCCTGCCTGTCAAATCCTTCAGCTGAGACCCTGAAGCACCTCAGTTTACTGGACCACCAGCTCGGTATGTGttgtctgtgctttttttttttttttaatccaattGAAAACAGCGTTATGATATCAGTTTGAACTATATCACTTCTCCTGAATTTTCCCTCAGGACCCCTCATCTCACCATCAGAGCTTGATCGTCTGTCTTATCTTAATTCTCTGGCTCTGGATTTCTCTGATTTGACATCTGAGCTCTGTGGTCTGCTTGCATCACCTCGTCGTATTCCACTGCATCGCCTGTCCCTGCTGCTCAACGGCGCCGCCTTGGAGTTCAAACCATTAGAAGGGACAGCAACAGAGGACGATTGGAAGGCACTGGTAAGGCAATAGCTAtcgttgtttttcatttatccAAACTAGAAAAATATCTCGGACCTCTTGGTTAATGACATTatggggaggtttgatttattaaTAAACCAGCCATAAGTAAGTTTAAGTCTCCACACATTCCCTGATCCTCCCCAGGTCCGTGTGAGTGCCAACCTGCGAGTGTACATGATGGCCCTGGAGGTCGACAGCTCAGAGCTCCTCAGAGTCCTAAAGCCCAGCCTTCCCCTGGAGCGCCTGCACCTTGACAGTTACAGCACACTGGTGTCAGATGCTACCCTGGAGCTCATCTCTCAGCAGTACAACAAAACGCTGACTCACTTCATGCTCCTGAGAGATGACCCCGACTTCCCCGACCTCAGCGTCAATCGGAACGAAGACCCGTTAGTCCTCTTAGCTTGGAGATGTACCCAGCTGGCTGTACTGGTGATACACGGTGAGTTTAGTTTGTTGTTGGTTTATAGATGactttgagtttgtttgttctGACCTGCCTTACCCATCCCTCTCTTTTTAGGTTACACTGTTTGGTCCCATAACTTGGTGGCCATTTCTCGGCTGCGAGGTTCCAGTCTTCGCGTCCTGACCGTCTCTGAGGAGAGCATTGACTTCGATCCGGATCAGTCTGTGTGCATGGAGGGCGACCCTGTCCACAACCTGGTCAAGGAGGTTTCTCTGGGCCTGGGCCGTGTCTGGCATCCTTGCCTGGACTCCAGCCTGGTGTTGTCCGAGCCCACCCAGCACTTCCACCGCGAGCTGCAGGCCTTTAGCATGGGCATGTAGGCAGGGATGGCACATCCAACACATCACTGCTTAAAGTGCGTCAAGACCAGGCCAGACCAACCAAGTCCAGGTCAGCTAAGACCTcttaaacaaaaccaaaagcAGACCTAAGCGAGAAACCTAAACTGAATCTTTAAACAATCTATTAATTACATTTATGTGAACTGATGTGagctgattgtttttatttaacttttaatttctgtgtttttctcacagAGGTTTTAGCCAACTATCAAACCCAACCTCTTTCCAAATGATTCCCTATTTACTTGCTTTGCCTCTTGTTTATCCATTTAGCCATATTTAACCTCATCATGTTTCACACCCAATTATAACTCAAGTTGTACCAATCTGTGATAATTGACCACAGACAAGACTTGCGCCATGGCCATTTTTAAATTTGTCTGTGCAAATGAGCCACTCTGCTGCTCGTCATTTCTTCCTGTCTGACATGGCCCAGTCTGGTCTGGTCTTGATCTAAAAGTTTTCAGAGCTCGATGTCTCTCCTTCACCTTAATAACCTCCAGAGCCTCTCTATGatacttttcttttcctttgacAGTTCTGTTCTCTTTTCCTGCTCCATGTATGATCTTGTTGTTCCCATGTGATAGTTCCCTTGCCTGTAAAggctttgtgtgtatttaaatacaGATATATTATCCTGCTCACATCTAGAACAGGGCAGGCAGGCAGGTTGAGAAAGAGACTGGTTGGGTGGGAAAGTGTGTTCTGACACAAGCTTCTAGCTTTAGTTTGgagagattatttttttcttaaccttttttttttccttttgctctTTGTCGGTCGGTCTGTCTGGAGTGGGAATCTCCACAGTGATGTGGCTGATTGAGCAGGTGCTATTTTTAACAGCAGCCATGTCAGTGCTTTGTCTCAGAGTTATGGTCATTGTGAACTAAGTGGCGTTTCAAAGCCAAATGGTTTTATTTAAGCACCTTAATGATGGTGTTAAGGAGAATATTGTTACATGCTTGCAGCAAACACACTTCCCACCTAGCTCACTTTGTGATAAACCTCATGAGTAGATTAAATAGGGAGTCTGTCTTCCGAATGACATTCAGAGCCAAACTGTCAGAGTCAACCCGGCACAATACTCGGTTACATTTTGATTTGTCGTGAGCCTTGTAAATCTTGgcatcttcttttctctagtcggGATGAATATAGCTGACTTTGATCTCCCCTAGAGGTCGAAACACTTTGACTAGCACCAATCGTTCAAGATGCatcaagtcaaaaaaaaaaaaaagatcagggTGTGAACTCATAATGAGAGGCTCTGACGTTACAattatttttgcattatttagagagaaaataagttttggtttcatgattCTACATTTAATTTTGTGTGAAAGAGATCTCTGAATAGTTCCAAATTCATTGAGAGACCAGGCTTGAGCAGAACCAGTTCTCCCTGGCTCGGCAATCTGCCAGCAGTTGTGATTACAGGAACCATTTCCTCAGTTTTGGGGGGGTTAACATTTCATGATCAAGAACGGGGAAGAGAAGAGGATGCACTGAATGTAACTCAACTCTCATTTCTCATTCAGTTAGCCAGTCAGTGTTGTGTTTATATTGAAGGCTAACTGTATAGCTATATTTGCCACAGAAATCTGAACGACGCATATCTTGCCACAGCAGTCATGGCTGCTGAATAAGTGGGTTTGATCATTGTGGGTTTCACTCCTAGCCAAGACCAGTTATATTTCTGAAAACTGGCAAAACAGCACAACAAAGTTTGGGGTCAAGTGTTGTATTTCTGTGGCGAATACCTTCTGTCAGTCTCAGGTAGGCTTTGAACATCACAATGAGCCGGGCAGTGGTTGTGATGATATTGAGTAGGTTGTATGAAACAATCACTTAGCTTAagtcgtgttgttgttttttttcctcttgagTCACAGTTGCCTTGGAAACAGCCCGTTTTAAGGACACAGTGGTtcttattgttattgttttaaattatgTTGTTTGTCTTGCCATCTGATAAACCCTCCCTCCACCTCAGTTGGGGGTCAGCAAACCTTatcatacatttgttttcaaagattAAGGTTGAAAGTGACTTAAGAATGGCAAAACCAGTCTACTTGTTGCACATGTTTAATATCCAGGAGAGGTTGGGGGGGCTGAGAGAAGTGTTGTTCTGGAAAAAATCAATGCTGTCGATTGAGACTTAACCTGCTGGGCCTAATTAATGTCTGAACTGaatgtagtccattttctgggGTGAAATGTCTGGCACAGTGCATCCTAGCTGGCTGTGAAActtgctctttctttttcttgggTGACAGCCTGGTTCTGATTGATTCCTAGTTGTTGATTTAGAGAACACCTGTACCCAAACTACTGAGGTAACATCTTTGCCCTTATCAGTGTTGTTCAGGCTCTGTGGAAGTACATTCATGCCATGTTGGGGAGCTAAGCCAGCAATTCCAGCCACATATATTGTGTTCCAGACAAACCTTATTATGAGCATGACCAGGGCCAAGTTGTGTTATATCTGTCGCGGCAGTGTTGACAGCTGTGCGACATTGGTGTCCTATGAAAGCATTTCCTGAGCTCGGCTGGGATATGATCAAAGATGTTTAGGGCTGCAGAGCACCTTTATTCCATATTTAAATACTAAACTAGAGTTTTAGTTCCTCAATGGCTTTCATCATTTAATGTGCATTGCAGTCAGTGGCACTTTAGAGGGCAGGGTAAAGGCATTGCAGACTGTGAAGGTCCAAGTCAGGGTCTGTAAGTATCCAAAGTTTACCTGTGATGGACTGAGAGGTGTGTGCCAGCACTAGTTCATTTGCTTTTGTGACATAAATGCTCAATTGCTTTTAGTTGTGTGCCTGTGGTTACCAAACGTTTGTTCCATCTTAATGGTTTGACCATGATAATCTCTTAGTCCTTGGTCCATATCTCAGGATACATAATAAATGCACTTTTGGCACCAAGAGTTTCTTTTTTGAGGCTGTGTATAAAGAGCTGAACACTGAAGGGATGGCGCCACCAACAGTACACATTCAGACCAACATAAGTTGGTTTTTAACTTATACCCACCCCCCAATCTCCTTTTTTAAGAGTTCAGCTTTGCTTCTTTGCGTGAAGTTTTCACCATGAATAAGTATAATTTGATACAGAGGGAAAATTCACGGCAATTCATACAAGAATGCCTTTTCAAAGCTGAGCAAAccgattcttttttttcaaacagctgattttaATGCTATGATTTTACAAACTCCACTCCCATCATAGATGTGTGCTTCCTCTACCATTCCCTGTCTTCTCCACTCCCCTCATGTTATTGGCTCCACACGCTGTTTGGCCAGTCCAACCAATGTCTGCTCAGAGTAAAAAGAGGGGCTGTGATTTCTCCCCAGCTAAGGTCGGCTCGAGCAGaatcattttcacttttaattaTTATGTTCCCCTTTTTACTCCTATACAGTTACTAAAAAGCTCTTCCTCTATGTATGATTAGGTTTTGTGAGAAATAGaattgtggggtttttttagGCAACAAAATCATGAAGAGAGAGTAAAGACTTGGACAAATATTTAAGAGACCAGGCAAGAATTGCAAAACACATGTCCTTTtattaaaagtttgttttcttttcaaaagtCAGACAGTTTTAGTGAAGATGGTTTGGAAAGAGTTCTGTGTTGTTGAGAAGCGATGAGAGAAAGTTCTGCCGGAAAGGCTTTTCTGGCATTTGAAACTGAATTTAACATGCAGTGCTATGCTACACTATGGCATAGCGTCAGTTGAATAATTACTCAGCCCTGATCCCTGTCAACACCATGTTGAGCTGTCTTGTGCCTGAAAGCTTCTGGTGTCTCATTGCTTTTGAAACCTCTACTCTGCCCAAGTTATTAGCGTTTTGTTGGTTGTACCTGTTGCTGTGATCCATTAGTTAGCTTCGTCTTTAAGAAGGCGGTTTCAGAAGCTTCAGTAGCGTCGGCTCATGTTTCATCACACACACTTAATTTCTCTTTGGGAGTGCCTGTATTTTCTGCGCAAGTTTCATGTTAGCTTTCAAAAGTTTATCCAGTAGAAATAAATAAGGTTGTGTGAACGTGCAACAAGTTCTCTGCAGTGCAGCCGTCATATGTTTTCTGAATGctcgtgtgtatgtgtgtatgtgtcagatTTCAAGGTGTTGCTTGCTCATGTTCAGCGGTGTAGTCTTATCACTTCTACTGCAGCAGGAAACAGGAACAGAAATTGTTCGTTCTCAGGGTACAATCGGAGGGAAAGTTACAATAGCTCAGGCCTCTAGCGCACTCATATGAGTGTAAGGAGTCACTGGATCTGTTCTCCTCCCTCGGTGTGTTTATAAGCTGCCAAAGACCACAGTGGAACAAACTGAACCCAGACACAAGTCTATCTGAAGTGCCCATGTACACGCACACTGGTGGGAGGCCGGTCCAGTGTTCTCTCCTACTCTACACCTCCTTACTTGCTCTTATCTTGACTCTCCTCTCTTGGTTTCTTCCACTCTCTgacaactctgtttttttgtgcccAAAACTCTTCCTTTGTTATACTGTGGACCATACTGTGCTGGACCAGGTTAAAAATGTCAGCATGCTTGTTCTGTGCTTGACTTGAGCAGAAACCAGTGTGTGGCCAGAGTTGTTGTCAGTGGTTGCGCCCTTTGTTGAACAATTTAAGATTTCTGACAGGCTGTATAAAATATGTCTTTGAGGAAAGGCACAGTTGGAAATGTATATCCAAACACATGTAAGGAAAGCAGCCTTGTTGCACAGCTTGTAAACCGGGCCATATTCCTGGTAGTGAATGGCAAAGCGAGGCCATTCGAGCACAGTGCATTGTGCTACTGTAGTGTGACAGATGCTTAAACAGAGAGGCGAGTTGGACTGgagcatttctctttctttcatcacctgtttcactgtgaggAGTGACTGAATGTAGATCTAAGAGGACGAGGAGTTtgtttcaaacacagaaaacacacagtcagGTACTGAGCACTCCAATGGATGCTTCCAGAGGCTACTTTTTGACAGATTTTAGCTTCCCAGTAAGGCCGGTGTGCCTCGTATGAGATATTGTATTTCAAGGCTACGGCCAAGGTCAGATATGATGGGAAGTGTTTAGTCTCAGGCTTTTCAGCTGAAAAGAGATCGACTGCTAAAGAATAGAGAACAAGACATTCCACATGGGGGTCGCTCAGGCTATCTGACTTGCAACCAGTTTACTACAAAGTGTCTGCATGAAAATTGGACTCTATAAATATAtactatattttttttttactttgaatgaGTCAGTCTGTTGTTGAAGGGAATCGGGGACGCAGCTTGTGTTGACAAGTCACACCACAATACCAGCTGGTCTGAGCAGAGCCGAGGTGTGATACTATTTTAGAAGTGCTTGTTAACAGTGTGTCACTGCGTCAAAGGTCGACTGTGATTCTAACAACTGTTTAAACCTTTGCTTTAACATGATATTATTTTAGCATCTTGagggccattttttttttgggggggggggggggtgtgaccGGTACACTAAAGTCATGTGAACGCACACTGACTGACTGTGCTGAAGGTAAGAACTGGTTACTCTTGATAGGAAATAAGTGCATTTGAACTTTTCAGTCAGTCTCACATTTTAAAGATCACCTCAATACAATGAAGAGGTTATTTAGCAGTTAAATGCACAGACACCCCTAAGTCACAGAACATATTCACTATGAAAACACAGGGGTGCCAAGAGTCTTGCCTGGGCTTATTTATACAGCAGATGCAGACAGATGTTTGTGTATGAGATACCATACTGTGTCTACAAAGGAAGAGGGGGTGACATAAAACTAGCAAAGCCTTCTTTTAAATGAGTGCAGCCACTATAATGACAGCTTTGAAGGCTCTACAGGAGGAAATATGGTTTCAGGTATTCAGGCGACCATAACCAATACAAACTGTACATTGATGTGGCTGCTGCCAGTTCTGCCCTTTGGACCTGTCACATGTTAAgaatttgttttctgtgttttcttttatgcATTCATAGAGGAATCATGGAGCCCAGCAGGGCCAGGCCCCTGTTGCCTGATGAACTGAATCCACAGAGCTGGTCTCTAATGTAGTCCATCTTACCTGAAGACTTTGACAGCTTCTTGAACTGTTGTGATCGCAGAACTGTAGATAAGCAGGGTCACAAAGAGTGGGGTTTGACACGTCTTTGCAAATTGCCATTGCTAATTCCATTGACACAAGCTGaatggtgagtgtgtgttattttAGTACCAAAGCAGCAGACTGTGTCAGATCTGCATCAGTCTAAACACAGGCTCAGAGTCGCGGGAAAACAGAGTTATATTATCTACTCAGGCTCAATGTCAAATCAAGAGTATGTTATGTCACACACAGGATGTTTGTTGTGGAAAGAAGCATCAGAAAAAGATGGTAGGATGGTTCTGGGCCTATCACCTCCCTTGAAAGAGTTTGGGATGTTATGCGTTTCTGAAGGGATTACTATTAAGAGACAGGGTTTCCTCACCACATTGTGACATTTCagacacttcctgtttgttttatttttgtacctAAATGCTCAGACAACAGACTACTACCATAACATGCAAAACTCAGAATGGGCTGGACTCGTGCAGAAATGTGAAGAATCGCATGTAACATCCTGTTCTATATTATTTCTGTGACTTGGGGAAATACACTGGAGGTGCAATACACTGGTATAAAATCCATTCTGTGTAACAGATACAGATGTGTATAAGGCTGGATATCATCTCAGTGAAGGGTAGGTTCACACTGAGGGAGGCCTTTGCTGTTCGCCCCAATGAGATTCTTACAGGAAGTTTAGATTCTCCAGTTTTCAATTTCAGCCATTGCTGACACTAAAACTAGTTTTCCAGCCAGTTTAAGAAGATGCTCACATGATAACAGTGATACAAGGTTTATTGTTGTGCACTTGCCATATTATATTTCAacagaagaaacaacaaaatggCTCTCATTGCATGACCCGGCCAATCTTTGTCAGGAGCTTTTGGAGGTCGTTGTAGCGCCTGAATTTATCAAGGACCTGATAGATATTCATGCTCCGTGTCAGCCAGCTATCTTCATTTAGGTCTCATCGACTTTGGCTCTGATGTTCCTGGCTGCGAAACAAAGTCTTTCTTGTCAAGTCTGGAGAGCTAAACCTCCTAATTAGCCAGGCAGGCAGGCCTGCTGCCCAGTCCAGCTTCACAACTATGCAAGATGAATGCATATAAtccactcttctttttttttttcctgttttttatttctttttctcactATCACGCAGTTGTAATGAAGTCGTAAACAAATAAGAACTTGCAATGACAATACTTGGCCTTATGATGATTTATGTAACCTTTATCATTTGGTTTTAAGATCTTTTGATTCTGGTCAGCCAGCCCAGCGACAGCAGCGGTGACGGCAGGCTCACTCTTGGTCTCTGTGAGACTGGCTAGACGGCCCCTAGTTTTATCGTGGTACGAATGTTGTGCATTTGTTTAAAATCAGGACAGTTTGCAATAACAGCAGTCTTTACTAGTGGCCACAAAGGGGCACAAGCAGTGCTGACAGCGCCCGGCTGCGTCTTTAGGAGTCCATAGAGGAAGAAATATAAActatataaatagatatataaACTCTCACACCGTGCATATTTGTATAGGTATCAACAATGCATTACCGTGGTAAACTCTTATGCAACACATGTCCGGGTTCAATTTATGAACATGAAGTATATTATAAAATCACAGACTTTGTAAATCAGAAgctacattgttgtgttttctgcGAAAATGGTTTTACCATCCTTACTGTTGAA encodes:
- the LOC109990846 gene encoding F-box only protein 33, yielding MALCGGVGAMALPSELIVHIFSFLSDRDKLRASAVCSRWRECLFYPALWTELKLRLGGGGCGSEDSPRLEFLMRKFGSFVRELQLELAPVEGYLSPLNSDSSSSRMEQPPGPDNDPRMEQPPGPDNDPQLSERWRDAMTTYLDQVLCVFSSIRNNRNLQKLSLYGDTCILQQEGLLDTSNLHQIHQGDKKINEIQQLFMEMLSNSRQLRWLSCSFMLGLVTPCSLACLSNPSAETLKHLSLLDHQLGPLISPSELDRLSYLNSLALDFSDLTSELCGLLASPRRIPLHRLSLLLNGAALEFKPLEGTATEDDWKALVRVSANLRVYMMALEVDSSELLRVLKPSLPLERLHLDSYSTLVSDATLELISQQYNKTLTHFMLLRDDPDFPDLSVNRNEDPLVLLAWRCTQLAVLVIHGYTVWSHNLVAISRLRGSSLRVLTVSEESIDFDPDQSVCMEGDPVHNLVKEVSLGLGRVWHPCLDSSLVLSEPTQHFHRELQAFSMGM